A genome region from Paramisgurnus dabryanus chromosome 12, PD_genome_1.1, whole genome shotgun sequence includes the following:
- the arv1 gene encoding protein ARV1 — MAPGAFKCIECNEDANELHRDYSNGILKITICDSCKKPVDKYIEYDPVIILIDATLCKIQAFRHILFNTVINIHWKLCVFCLLCEAYLRWSLLQGSQSSSDPADIIRYTKEWDFYYMFALAALELAAFCTGVLLIVWPIRRLCGSSVEFNPLLKALLLSSYGKVLLIPAVIWEHDFSPLCFSLIRLFVLTSNTQAIKVILNCSRRLSLLAVCGGLLLETLVSKALKTLQVCSQDYMPVLY, encoded by the exons ATGGCACCGGGTGCGTTTAAATGTATCGAGTGTAATGAAGATGCAAACGAGCTGCATCGAGATTACAGCAATGGCATACTGAAGATCACCATTTGC GACTCATGCAAGAAGCCAGTGGACAAATACATTGAATATGATCCAGTTATTATACTTATAGACGCCACTCTATGCAAAATTCAGGCGTTTAGACACATCCTCTTCAACACTGTGATCAAC ATCCACTGGAAGCTGTGTGTTTTCTGTCTGCTCTGTGAAGCGTATCTGCGTTGGTCTCTTCTGCAGGGGTCACAGTCCAGCAGTGACCCCGCTGACATCATCCGTTACACTAAAGAATGGGATTTTTATTACATGTTTGCATTGGCTGCACTTG AGCTGGCAGCGTTTTGTACGGGTGTGCTGCTGATCGTCTGGCCGATCCGGCGCTTATGTGGCTCTTCTGTAGAGTTTAATCCACTGCTGAAGGCTCTTCTGCTCTCCAGCTATGGCAAAGTCCTGCTGATCCCTGCCGTCATCTGGGAACATGATTTTTCTCCGCTCTGCTTCAGCCTCATACGACTGTTTGTGTTGACCTCCAACACACAGGCCATTAAAG TGATTCTGAACTGCAGTAGACGTCTGTCTCTCCTGGCGGTGTGTGGTGGGTTACTTTTGGAGACCCTTGTTTccaaagctttaaaaacactGCAGGTCTGCTCCCAAGACTATATGCCAGTGCTATACTAA